The Magnolia sinica isolate HGM2019 chromosome 3, MsV1, whole genome shotgun sequence genome includes the window aatcaagatatcacaATTGGATTAAGACATTTGAGTTTAAACCCTATAAAACCTAAGATTAGATGAAGGTTTAAGGGTGGTCAATGGTCCaaaatattatttaaaaataataataatgagaaatGATTCGGTGCTCTTAACTGCACTGTAGGTTATAGTGCTCCCAGTTTCATGGGGACACTTGGATGATACTATCgattgatccagactgtccatcatgtggcatacatttcatgggctataGCAAGAAAATCACGCCGATCGAAATTTCAAATCCATCCATAAGTTGGTATTCTTTTCTATTAGCCATCCGTTTCCCAAGCCATTTACTGGTTAGGATTCTCTCAAAAATGTGATCACTTGAAAGCATGATGGGCCCTGATAAATAAATTTTTAGAATTGTTGGTTAGGGCTACTTTTTCATAAATGATCTTTACTGTTGGGTTTATAGGCTGCTGATTGGATGGATAGAATCATTCGATcgatgtaatttttttaaaacattgtaGACCATGGAATCTGTACTGGACCTAATGAACGGCCTAGATCAgacgattggactgtccaagtgtctTGATGcagctaggagcactataactttttGTGCTGTGAAGCAGCGGATCATTTTTCATTATAGGAAGTTATGAACCGTCCAACTCCTTTATAAACCATGCCTTGGTAGATGGGCGACATGGATGCTTGGTGCAACGAtcggaaccatccatcatgtggacaaAAACCTGGATGGTCCAAATCCAAGATCATTTAGATTTGAAGTTTTAGTCCGCATCTATTTCCTGGCAAATGGGGACCATTGACTAGTTCCATTTTTGACCGTCGGTTCACCACTTTTCTATCTTCACATTCTTATAAGAAACCACATAACCACACTTACACTCTTCAGAAACATCCTTGAAACCACACACCATGGTGTTTTTATGACGACTCGGATTGGGTGGTGAACTATATACGGCCAACTGTTCATGAACATctgtgggatatatatatatatatatatatatatatatatatatatatatatatatatatatatatatatataatccattctgtccatctactttttcatttcattttaggacatgagccaaaaaatgagacagatccgaggctcaggtggaccacaccacaggaagcagtaggggattgaatgcttactgttgaaacttCTTCGGGCCCACCAAAaccgttgattttccatccaacctgttcataaagtcggataagcctggatgaagggaaaacacaaatatcagcttgatctcaaccttgtggccccaagaagctttcagCGGAAGGCGCTCAATCCccatattttcttgtggtgtggtccacttgagctttggatctatctcattttcaaactccatacccaaaaatgagcttgaaaaatggatggacggggtggataaaacacatacattatggtgggacccacagcttcTCCACCAGCTAACTGGGTGGTTTGGATCACCACCTAATGGGCCAAACCGAGTCCATTtatgacatccactccaaccatcatgcacaaaaatcataccaatccatgacttcatgtgggccacaccaagggaacaCTTGAGATAGCACATCCTCCATCCTAATTGTttcttcttgtgtggcccacttgagtcatggATTCGCCAATTTCGGGTTAATTTCCAAACGAAGGATTGCGTGCATGATGATCGGAGCAGATGTCATCGcagtggagcccacacaacttGTAAGTAGTATAACTATAATGAAAACGTTTACACTAGATCATGACCCAAATATATAATAGAACATTAGAAATGAACGGTATCCAACTACTCCATCCTCATCATCAAGTGCACTCCTCCTTAAATAGACATGACCACAAACAACAACATCATTAAACTCCCTTGCCATACAAATCGAAACCCAAAACTCAAGAAGAAAAGATGGATACTAGAATGCAATTCCTTTCAATATGTTTGTTGGTGTTTGGGTATTCTTTCCTTGTGAATTCACAATTAGATTCATGCAATTCCAGTCTCAGCTTGAATGAGGTTGTGACCTTCAACACAACTTCTCTACGTTGCACTACTGTTTGGGACTCTCATGGTTTCATTGTCCGGGTAAGTGGTCATTTGCTTTGATTGCTTTTGGTATACAtgaccatgatgatgatgatgatgctgttgatgtttACAGTGATGATGACAATGGCCTGCCAAAGTGGTCATTACAATGTCTTtcactttgaatttttttttttattagataaATATGGAAATACACCACCTATAACTTTGTTGAATGATCGTATAGAAATTTATCTCCTTGGGCAGGACCCACAAAAAGATTTAGGGTAGGCCCATCTTCAAAGGACAGCCCGCAAACATGCGGCCTGACCTGCAACCACTTATGTGACCCGGGCGGTTGTCTAACAATGAAAAAATATTCCTATTTTCCACTTTATTTAGACGTTTTCGGAAaatagtgtgtgtgtatatataggaATGCACACCTGCACACCTTCCTAGGTGAGCACCCGTGCACGCCTTTGCACATGCGTCATGGGCATAGattttgaatggtccacatgatgcggcactcctcgaaacctcacaagcccaacttcCAGCATGTTGCATAACTTTGCTGAgctatggaaaaaggaaacaatttcctccacTGATTtatatttctctttgctatgggccACTGGAATTTTGGATGAGGATGGAAATTGAGCTAGTGAGGTTTTAAGGGGTGCCGCATTATGTGCCCAtggcatgtgtgcaaaggtgcttatgggtgctcacataagaaggtgaCTATGTGAccattctcctctctctctctctctctctctctctctctctctctctctctctctctctctctctctatatatatatatatatatattaaagttaAAACATAAAACCTGGTTCAACTCGAAACTCGGTTGAGACAAGTCAAGTTGACTCGAAAACTCATCCGACTTTATCAAAACCTCATTcaagtttttggttttttttttttttattctgtattatttaatttgatatttttaaaagtttaaataatatataaataatgttGAATTTGTGCAAGTCAAGGAGTTTTGTGGATTGATTTGTGACCAAATCTAGCTTCTTCGTTTTATATAATCACATTTAATAAATTAAACGGTCTATGTTGATTGCCTGAACTTGATAGTTGGACGACTTTTCAGTATGCACGTAGTGGTATGAACTTGTGGAGCTTCATCCTATCGGCGCCGAATCCTAATTCATACATTGCAATTGGATTCTCAACGGATGGAAACATGGTCGGGAGTAGTGCGATCGTGGGGTGGATGGGAATAAACGGTACCGGAGTAATCAAGCAGTATGATTTGAAGGGTACCAGGGAGAGTCAGGTGAGCCCTGATCAAGGGAGCCTACAACTTGTCAATGGTTCGATGGCGATCATATCAAGACCGTCGATTTTGTACCTTGTCTTCCAATTGATCAGTGTCCAACCTCAATCAAGGCTGATTTATGCGGTGGGACCCACGAATGGAGTGCCCTCGTCGAACAACATTTTGTCCGAGCATCAGGATAAGGCGTCCACGTACTTTGATTACGTGCAAGGTGAGCAATCCACTGCCAAGATATGTTGGACTGACTCACTGAGTCGAGTAACTCAGTGGAGTTTTCTTGTGTTTAGactctgttgatgcaaaaaactggtaCGCTCTCCTCCGTCCTCTCCCCTACAAAGaaaggagacaaaggagacccaggctagagccggggaccctccaatgctaaaGTTAGGAATATGATCATATAAGGAAATTTTGGCGAGAGTTTTTGTATACCTTTCACTTTGGAGATCTCCTGTATTTATAGGAAGGAGAGGATCCCGTCATGCTAGGATTCTTTTTTTTGATATCTTGGAGATTGACATCAATCTATTTTTGGAATCCatccgatcccgagatcttcgggatCGGGGATCCTTTTACTAGATTTTCGGAAAGGTGTTTTCATTTACATCATCTTTACCTTGCTCGGATCGGTCCGGGCCGACTCTACTAAATAAGTGAGTCTCGGCCGGCTATAAAGGGTAGAGCTATTTGCCTTCTGTCGGATGAAATGAGATTGGTTTATACTTAATGTACTCTCTTAATCTGATAGCTGACTTCGTAACTGACCTAAAGATGGGTCGGTTTTACAATCGATTGGGTGGCTTCTGAGCTTCAGGCCTTGATCGGCCCCTTTGGATATTGTTGTCTTGTTTAacgagtcaactttatgcatcttatATACTTTGCCTTATAACTCCGGACTTTGTAAGTTttggtcgggattcatttccttCAATCTGAGCTAAGTCTCTTCTTTAGGCATTTAGTATACTTGTCTCGGTCAGTCTTGTTACCTCAGAATCTCGGGCGGTGTCAGTAGAGTCGGTCCATTCTATAGCCGAGTTTCTGGACTTAtcctatttttccccaacagacTCTATTATTACTTTTTGACAGGGTTACACAAGGTTTAGTCCGGTCTGGTTATGGCGTGAAACTTGAGCCGAACCGTTGGGAACAATTCCAGGAAAACTAGAACTGGAACCTACCGagtttgcaccctagaaccgatTCGGAATTGGATAGTAAAAAACTGGCTCGTTCCAGTTTGGTTCTATAATTCTAGGATTTTTATAATTTAGTCTAATtgcatgatttatttttataatttagtCTAATtgcatagtttatatatatatatatataatccaatcTAATTGCATGGTttttgagagatagagagaggtcATGAAAGAAGGGGAGAATAAAGAAAGATTActctttttttacttcttttttttgttcaaaaaaatttaaaattaaatatttattaaGGGGCTGGTTCTAAGTTCAGATCCAAGGTTCAGTTCTACTGTCCGGTTCGGGTCTACAAAATTATAAACTGAGAACCGAAAATTCGAAACTGAGAACAGAACCGAACTAACCAATCGATTCTTTGATTTTCCAAACTGACTAAACCATGTGGTCTGGTGTTAAaccggttccatgtgcacccctacttttTGCACATCTTTATGTTCCCAAGCGTTGGAGAGTCAAGTCAACAGCCCATCTGAGTTAACTCAGTCGAGTGATCTGAATCTTAAATCAACTTGTTTTCAGTTCTTGATGACTTTAGGCCCAATTATGATGGGGAGAACATGCATGAGATCCATCCCGTCTAATCAGATGCGCTGCATCATCTTAGCCTGGAAGATTTCGAAACTCACCGTTAGTTGTGTGTGGTATTCATCGTGGTCtatctatgccatccaatccattcatatcaAGCAAGACACTGAGATGGACGGACGCTCTAGAATTCATGCTATTTTCGAGCTCGTATGGGCCATTCCATGTGAATTTAGAAGATGCTTTTACCCTGATTTTACACCGTTCCCTTTGGTAAGGCCCATCTCGGTTCCGAATAGGCTGACGCTTGGTATAAATAACAAACACCACTCTTTCGCTTGGTTGTttttatggaagcggattgcttgtGACCCGAGGCACAGAGATATTcctgtgcccggggctgtgtggggcccgtAGAGAGGTCCGTGACAAATCTActcagtccatctgtttttcaagacaACAGTAGGATAgaagtctaaaaatcaggcagatccaaaactcatgtgggccataccacaggaaacagtggagattgaaagcCTAGGGGTgacagaaatttttttttttctcaggatgatatttttgcctacagtttatctgagtggtaataaacctattaacggtttggatgggatataagcatcatggtcagttccaggaagttttcaatggtggacgtttctgTTCCCAgtttttcatttggtgtggcccacatgagtgttttatatgtcttatttttataGTACTGTTCTATTTTAGtcttccaaaacagatggacggagtagatttgtcatggACATATTTTTGGACCAGCCCTGGCACATATTTAAAGATCCGCACTCTGTGTAAATTGCCTAACTTTCGctgacatggatgaaaggatatCCTGTGACTgagatctaccccgtccattagatgcttCGCGTCGTGGTTAGAccggagcccaaaaatcagacctatgcaacactcaggtggaccacaccactgtgaATGGTTGAGgtcaaatgcccaccattaaaattgtcCAAACTGGATGTGGAATCCACCATAGCCTTTCAATCCATTATCTGATGCGCCCTCGTAAGGATGAAGGATTCTAGAGGTTTTCAGCATGATTCTATAACATTCcctatgaggtggcccacctaaactttatATTGCACTGATATTTGTGATCCAAAGTGAAAAAGTAGTAGCGCTCCcgaaggatggtgtggatctgaTCCATATTCCTCCTACTTAGCACTCACCTTAAGTAACGCCCTCGGTGACCTATGCGTGTCAGGCTACCGCGGTCAGGTTTCTGTGTACCGAAATCCGAACCGTTAATTTTTGTTTTCCCAACTTAACCCTCAATTTAATTATATGACAAGATTACCCTCCTCTTTTCTCCTTGTGGGTGGCTATTTTGGTGGGCATGCAGGTAAAAGTACAATAGAAGGTTCACATGATACACTGAGGAAGAGCCATGGGATAGTGAATATGTTGGGGTGGGGTATCCTAATCCCAATAGGGGCCCTGATTGCTCGCTATTTCAAGGAGTGGGACCCAGCTTGGTTTTACGCTCacatttccatccaaaccgttggtttTATCCTGGGATTAGCAGGTATCATCACTGGGTTTAGCCTAGATGGTAAGCTCTCCTCCGACGTTGGGCCTCACAAGGCCCTTGGGGTCTTGGTCCTCGTGAATGGATGCCTCCAGGTTCGTTCCATCACTTTCCTTTTATTCGTGCATGCTCTTCACACGTTGCTACACATGTGTAGACAGTACACACTGCTTTAAAACACGTGCAAACGTAGAAACTTTGGTACTCTGGTAGAATGAGAtacatgatacgcaggcacttagcaATTGCGTATGTGGcatataaataattcaaaataaactgtcCAGGGTAATTTAAGGGTTCCAGTCTATATGTTTCATGGCCAAAAACATTTATTGGAcaaatgaaaattatccaacgGTCATTTTTCTACTAACAAGTGTCCACTGAATCGAGGTTTGGATTGTTtaacaaattttgattttatGACCATGAGATACTGATTGTGATTTCCACAAGTGGTTCAATTTTAGCTCCAGGTACAATGTCCAAGTGCCTGTGCATCAAGCATCATATTCTGACAGAGTATCTTGtaactggacgcggattgccatggtgatgtatgtgtcttatccacaccgtccatccgtttcatcagctcattttatgatattagctaaaaattgatgtatatcaaaagttcaaataaaccacaccacgggaaatagtggaaattaaacgcctaccattgaaaacttcttaagggagATAGatgtgttggatcaagctgattttgtttttgcccttcatacatgtctgtgtgacgttatgaacaggttggatgataaataaaaatcactgtgggcccctccgaaggtttcaactatagaagtcactatctccactgttttatgtggtgtggtccacttgaattttggatatgtTTTAGTTTCGGGTTCATGTccaaaaatgatcttttaaatcGGATATCTCAGCACCGTTGATCTATCACCCCAGGATCCCAGCAGTCAAAATGATGATTGCTTGAAATCTGACCGTACGATCATCAAGATCCAAATTTGAAACAGCCCGGATTTTGTAGGTCACGGCATTTCTGATACGACCGGACAAGGAATCAAAGGCACGGATCTACTGGAATTGGTGGCACTCCAATGTAGGGAGAGTGTTGATTGGGGTTGCAATAGGGAATGTATTCTATGGTATATCTCTCGGAGGAGGAGGAAGTTCTTGGAATATTGGTTATGGGGTCGTTATTGCAGCTTGGCTTGTTCTTGCCATTGCTTTGGAAGTGAGAATGTACAAGAAAAAATGAGTTTTAGTAAGAGAGTGGAACTTTCACTCTACCATTTTATCAAAGCTTTGCAATGCCCACACGCACGTTTACATGCCGCACGTGCAAATACATCACACGTGTTATTTATTTGTGATATACATCAGGTGGCCTCACCGCATGAACCCATGGGTCCCTTTTGGGTCTTGGGATGTACCATATAAATCAGCTGTATCgagaactcaggtgagccacactgtCTGAGAACAtctgaaatcatgcctaaaacatctaatagcacttgatggggcccacttgagttttagaacagcctgaaatttgatgtgacccctcatccgactcggacacacacaatggatgggttggatgtctgaaccacatctcagtaagGCATATAAACCATTGAAAGTTTTCAATGGGTGGACATCCACTCACGACTGTTGTCCTTATTGTGGCTCATTTAAGTTATTgattagcttgatttttaggcctatggcccatcatgaaagggtgcatctgatgaatggggtggatgcTCTACAAACATAACCGTGGAGCCCATGGAGCTCGATCTTATGGACCGTGACTTttcccataaaaaaataataataatacacacGCGTGTGTATCGAAGTTTTGCCGCACTAGCAAACACATCACACGTGCCGTTTATTTGTGTTATGCATCAGGTGGACTCACTGCACGGATGACATGATCTTAGTCTCCTTTTAAGTCATGGgatgtctcaaaaatcagccttattcggaacttaggtgggccacacaacacagcTGGGAAATACAACTGATTTGAAAGGATTTCACCATTTCTAGAGAAAAGTGAAAAGAGAAATAACTCAGCACTCTGGCAGGGTGTGATGGACGATCCACAGGCAGTTAGAAATTAATATGCAACTAATTATTATCAGAATAAAACTAATTCACTTTAACCTGTCCAAATTATGGATTCTTGTTTAGATGTTCATGAACCAAAAGTTAAGATTATAAATATCTTATATACTATTATTTCAACCTTCTAAAATTcgcatttttttctttcaaaatagaCGGTCACTTTAAGCTCTGTGTAGTCGAAGGGTATACGTATTCATTATGAGAGAATTTTGCGACATCTCCTTCCATGCTATCACATAAATGGTTTGTGTCATTGAAAGTAACCCAATTCCAATGGCATAAAGCCATACTATGGTCTTTGATCACCGGGTCTTTTGTCACCAACGGGTAGGGTGGTGAAAGCATAACTGAACCATTCCTAACGGTTTCAGGAAAATCAGAATCGAACCATTCCATAACCAAACCATTCCTAACGGTTTCAGGaaaatcgaaattggaatcggaCCGTTTGCACCCTTTAACCGATTGGAACCGGATTATAAAAACTAGTTTGGTTCTATGattctaggctttttataatACAACCcaattacgtttttttttttttttttaatatataaaatccaatccatgtccattcatgttgggattcatttgatgaatgatatagatattgtataaggtgtgcaaaaagacatttatggaaacaatcaaaaagCGCattttaaatcataaatcatgagtcaaataggCAAATAAAATACATTGTAAATTCATAACATAGCTTTAAGACAAGTCTAATTAAGTATGATAATATAGCATGATAATCATGGTCTTGTTCCAAGTtcagttccaagttcggttctacGGTCCAGTTCTAGGTTCAGTTCATGGTCCGGTTTGGTTCTACATAACCCTAAACTAAGAACTGAACCGAactaaccggttctttgattttcggaaTTGGAACCGGATCAAACTGTATGGTTTGATCGATTTTGGTCCGGTTTACTGGTTCTGCCGGTTCCATGTCCACCCCTACCAAGAGGAAAGTGAGAGGGTGCAcatgatagatggattggatgtcattaaaatataacagtgggcccacaaaatgttttGTAGGATAAAcacctacaaagctttgtagtagATCCAACTTCTTATGAAACATCATTAGTTTTGTTTTTCCTACTCAAACTGGAAAACAAAATATTTGCAATATAAGCTTATCCTACAAAGCCTGGAGTGGATCCTAACCTCTTAGAAACATCACTAGTGTTATCATTCCCTCTATTTACTTAAGTGAAACATTTGCAATCCAACTAACTCGTGCATCCAAATGCGGCCTCAATCATCAAGCACTGCGTCCCGCTTCCCCAAGAAACATTGGATTGGAGCCAGCGACGACACCGGCAGCCTTAATCGGAAAACACTAATCCGAAGCCGCCTCGAAGACATCTCCCGTTGAATTTCTTTAAGAAGAACCTTCACCATCTCATTAACCCCGTTACGGAATTCAACGGCGATCGCCTTCGCCTTCTCATTAAATCCGATAAACGACCGTTTCAGCTTCTCTTTGAAAGTTTCTTGGATGGAGAACTGATAACTCTGAAGAAATGCCTGCCGGACCAGATAATTGCGGCCCGATCGATGCATGCGATCCTCTTGCACAATATGGTCCACTCCCGGCGGCCCACCCAGTAGTATGACCGAGTCCGGCACCGAATCCGGCCAGTTGAAGTCAGCCATGGGTCGCACCTTTGTGCATGGCATGACACACCCTTTGGTCAGAAATCACAAGAATAGTAGGATCCATGGATTAACTTATATATGAATTGGATGTATTTGAAAGTAGATAAAAGTAGAAGTAGTTGAACCATGTAGAAAATATAAGGATGGTTGGTGGCTATTGTTACAACCATGCGCTAACAAATCTTACTAATAAACTGGCTTGACTAATgacaaaagctttgatactctgacagagagtgatggatgatacacaagtgTTTAGAAACTACTTCGAAATTGCATTTGTGGAATTAATTCAGATTAAACTTTCATGGGTCCCAGTTTTGATGTATTATGAGCCAATTGACTATTGGATTgggggacatttattggatggttaaaatcgaaaaaaacatccaatggtcctatttcaatgtGTCCGTGAATCAAAGGCTATAACTGTTCAACTCAGAATATTATGTTTGAGTTAATATTTTCTGAGCACCTGTGTTAATATATTCTGagtacctgtgtatcaagcataatattctgccggagtatcaaataactcccgttAACCGATATCATTCACCAGCTTCTACTATCATATATAACTATTATAGCAAAGGAAGCTGATACGGTGCTCTGGGAGGTACGAGAGGTAGAGCACCTGCATTTTATTGCAGCGTATGTGGTATTTTTTTATgggatcagaaccgttcattctGTAGGTCCAACCATTGAATAACTGTTAAATGTTTGGCTGACTTTAGCCCTTGACTGGTGGTGTACAAATGGAGAACTAAAGAGAAAAATGGAATTGGCTCATTTTGAGTGAGAAAAGGATCATCtcttagatggttaggattatctgatGAAGATACCTTTTGTTTACTAGCTAATCAATA containing:
- the LOC131238964 gene encoding cytochrome b561 and DOMON domain-containing protein At3g07570-like, whose amino-acid sequence is MQFLSICLLVFGYSFLVNSQLDSCNSSLSLNEVVTFNTTSLRCTTVWDSHGFIVRYARSGMNLWSFILSAPNPNSYIAIGFSTDGNMVGSSAIVGWMGINGTGVIKQYDLKGTRESQVSPDQGSLQLVNGSMAIISRPSILYLVFQLISVQPQSRLIYAVGPTNGVPSSNNILSEHQDKASTYFDYVQGKSTIEGSHDTLRKSHGIVNMLGWGILIPIGALIARYFKEWDPAWFYAHISIQTVGFILGLAGIITGFSLDGKLSSDVGPHKALGVLVLVNGCLQVTAFLIRPDKESKARIYWNWWHSNVGRVLIGVAIGNVFYGISLGGGGSSWNIGYGVVIAAWLVLAIALEVRMYKKK